From the Leptolyngbya sp. CCY15150 genome, one window contains:
- a CDS encoding DUF1778 domain-containing protein: MAPTPPSKQMARLEARITPETKALLQKAASLEGRTLTDFVVASVQAEANRVIQKHQTLKLSVEDSEAFVDAFLNPPKLNDSLKSAVLRYKQVM; the protein is encoded by the coding sequence ATGGCTCCTACACCTCCCTCAAAACAAATGGCGAGACTCGAAGCTCGCATCACCCCAGAGACCAAAGCTCTTCTTCAGAAAGCTGCGAGTTTGGAAGGACGCACGTTGACAGATTTTGTTGTTGCAAGTGTTCAGGCAGAAGCTAACCGAGTCATTCAGAAGCATCAAACGCTAAAGCTGAGTGTTGAAGATAGCGAAGCTTTTGTCGATGCATTCCTTAATCCTCCAAAACTCAATGATTCTCTGAAATCAGCGGTTCTACGATATAAGCAAGTCATGTAA